A segment of the Sphingomonas cannabina genome:
CCAGCAGGGCGGTGGCGAGGATTTGGTTGATGTCGTGATCCTCGGCGAGCAGTACCCGGCGTGTAGCGGGCGAGGGCTTGATCGCAGGCGTCGGTGCCGATCGTGGCGTGGAAGGGACAGGCTCGCTCGCCTCGACGAGCGGCAAAGTCAGGATCATCGTGGTGCCTTCACCCGGTATGCTGCGCAGCGACAATGTCCCGCCCATCAGCTCGGCCAGCTTGCGGCTGATCGCGAGCCCGAGGCCGGTGCCGCCGAAGCGCCGGGTGGTGGTCTCGCTTTCCTGCACGAACTCGTCGAAGATCGCCGCCTGCCGTTCCGGCGCGATGCCGACGCCGGTATCGGTCACCTCGATGATCCCGCGCCTTTCCTCGTCCCCGTCGACGCGGGCGCTCAGCGTCACGCCGCCTTCTTCGGTGAACTTGATCGCGTTGCCGATCAGGTTGGCGAGGATCTGGCGAAGGCGCAGGCTGTCACCGACGATGTGCTTAGGGAAATCGTCCGCCAGGTCGAGCGTCAGCGCGAGCCCCTTGCGCTCGGCGGCGACCGACATCAGCCTGAGCGCGCTCTTGAGCGCATGGTGGACGTCGAACGGCTCGTTGACGATCGTCATCCGCCCGGCATCGATCTTCGACAGATCGAGGATGTCGTTGAGCAGGCGCATCATCGTGCGGCCGGATTCGGCGATCAGCTGAGCGTGGCGCCGCTGTTCGTCGTCGAGCTCGCTTTCGAGCAGCAGCTCGGTGAAGCCGATCACGCCGTTCATCGGCGTGCGGATCTCGTGGCTCATGTTCGCGAGAAAATGGGATTTCGCCTCCGCCGCCGCTTCCGCGCGCTGCCGCGCCTCGTCGCGCTGCATCTCGAGCTGCTTCCTGCGCGTCACGTCGCGGATTGAGGCGATGACCTCCGTCGGGGCGTTGGTCGCGGAATCGCGGACCAGCTTGCTGTTCGCCTCGAGCCAGACCCAGTCGTCGGCGCCGCCGGAACGATGCGACCGGTAGATTACCGTGGTCGCCTCGATCTCGCCTAGCGCCAGAGCCAGATAGGCGTTGAGGACCATCTCGCGATCGTCCGGATGGAAGCGCGTCAGCATGTTCCGGCCGACGAGTTGCTCGGGCGTGACGCCGAGCACGTCTCTGACGGACGGCGTGGCGAAGATGCAATGGCCGTCGAGCGTCATGCGGACCACCGCATCGGTGACGTTCTCGGCGAACAGCTTGAGCTGTTCCTCGCGTGCCGCGAGCTCGATCTCGGCATGCTTGCGGTCGGTGATGTCGGCGACCACGCCGATGAAGCCCGTGCGCTCGCCGGCGGAGTCGAATTCGGCGGCGCTGACGACGCGGATCCATGTCTCGCGGCCACCTTTCGTGCGGAAATTGAGCTCACGCGAGGAGGTGTCGCCCGGTCGATCGAGGCCGCTGCCGGAGGGCTTCCGTTCGAATTCGGCCAGGTTGATCAGCGCATTGCGCCAGCCGTGACCGAGTGATTCGCTTTCGCTCAACCCGGTGATGCGGCTCCACGCGGCGTTCACATAGGTGAGGCCGCCGTCGCGACCCGCGCGATAGATTCCGACCGGCGCCGCATCCGCGAGCGTCCGGAAACGTGCCTCGCTTGCCTCGAGCGCCGCCACGCTGGCGCGTTGTTCGGTGATGTCGCGGATATTGCCGGAGGTTCCGACGAATCTTCCATCTGCATCGCGCATGGCGCGCACGCTGACCTCGACGTCGCGAATGTCGCCGTCCGCGCGGGTGAAGCGCTGCCGGAGCACGCATTCGTCGAGCTCGCCCGACACGATCCGCGGATAGATGCTCTTGGCTTCCTCATAGTCCTCGGGCCGGAGCAGCCTGGTCGTCGGCCAGCCGAGGCTTTCCGCCACGGTGTAGCCGGTGATCTGCGTCCAGGCGGGATTGAGGAACGTCCAACGCCCTTCGGCATCGGTGCGGAACACGATCTCGCGCATGTTCTCGAGGATCGACCGCGCGAAGTCGCGGCTCTCGCGAAGTTCCTTTTGAACCTCTCGTAATCTCTGTACCGCCGCCGCCACCGGCAAGGCCGAGCCGAAGGTGAAGAGCAGGAAGGTCTGCAGCACGAGTATCTTGGTGGCGAGGGCTCCCTGAACCAGATGCACGGGACCGTAGCCCATGGTCGTCGCGACCGAGGCGATCAGCGCGACGATCGAGGTCGTGATCGCGGCACCGAACGTTCCGAGGCGGAACGCAGCCACCATCACAAAGGGGGTAGCGATGAACAGGAGCGGGAATCGGTTCTGGAAGAACACCGCGATCGTGATCGCCGTGCCGACCAGCAGGATCGCTGCCCATTCGATCGCAGTGCGGCGGTCGAGGTGCGGGGCGTGCTTGAAGCCGTGAAAGAGAATTGCCAGGATGGGCGTGACGACGAGCAGGCCGAGGCCGTCGGCGAGTACCCAGCTGATCCATACGTCGGGAGCGACGATGTCGCCTGGCGCCGCCAGTACGAACATGGCGATCACGCCTGAGGTGGCCGGGGCCACGATACCCCCGAGCAATACGAGCCAGGCCATCGGCTGGAGCTTGCCGAGGTCCGGCCGGCCCCCCGCGGCCCAATGCAGGCCGAGCACGACGATGGTGATCTCGACACTGTTGCAGAACGCCAGGCCCAGGGCGTGGCGCGCATCGTCGCCGACCGTGAAGTTTGCGGCGGCGTTTGCGATGAAGCTGGGAACGATGAACCAGCCGAAACCCGCTCGTTCATAGCGAAGCATTATCGCGACGAGGAAAGCGTTCGGTAGCCACAGTGCTGCGATGCGTCCGGTATCGCGGGTCAGGACAATGCTGCCCCACGCGAGAAACGCGAACGCGGCGGCGGCAAGCAACGGCACGAGCAGGCCTGGCGCCTCGGCAGGATCGGCTTCGATCTCGTTCACCGCGATAGAATGGATCGTGATTTGCACCCAGGCAACACTCTCGCATCTTCTCGGTCCAATGATGCCGACCTCGTCCCAGCATCATTCCTGCAGATTTGCATCAACGGCCGCTTTCGGGCTTCCAGACGGACGCCGATCGGCTGCTTCTGGCCATTAGCTGGCGCCGTATAGAGCGGGGCAGTTTTGCGCCCGGGAGGACTGCGCGAGTTCGAGAATTATTGACGAAAAATTAACCATTTCGGCTTACGAGAGTTTTCGGTCTCTTACCGTAGGTGCATCCCCGAGAAAGGATGAACCAATGATCGTTCGTCGCATGGCCCTGTCAGTTTTGGCGCTCGTCGGAGCCGCATTGCCGGCGGCCGGCGCGGGCGCGGAAGAGATGTCGATCGGCATCGTCGGCCGCGTTCGCACCATCTGCGACGTGTCGCTGGCCGGCGGGGCGGCGGAGGCGCTGCACCGGGGCGACAATCGCCTGGGGCGGATGACCGAGCTCTGCAACAGCGTCGAGGGCTATCGCCTGGTGATGGAGCACCCGCGGGGGCTCGCCAACGCCTTCGTCGTGATCGGCGGCGGGCAGCGGATCCCGCTCTCCGAAGCGGGCACCTCGACGGTGATCGTCGACAGCGATCATCCGACCTATGCCGAGCGGGATCTCACGCTCGTCCTCGCCGAGACCCCTGCCGGCCGGGCGACATCGATCACGCTCTACGCCGAGCCGAAAGGCGTCACCTTCTGACCCACACGGCGGCTCAGCCGCCGATCGCGCAGCCCGCACCGCCCGCGAGCCCGAGCCGCGGCAGGAACGTCAGCGTCACCGTGTCGCTGTAGGATCCCGCCGGAACGCTCGCCACGTCGCGCTGGCTGAGCGCGACCTCGACCGGATGGACCCGGCCGGTCGGCGCCTGGGTGACGTCGCAGGCCATGCGCGACCCGTCGTCGACCTCCACCCCGGACAGGCGCATCCGATAGGGGATGCCGTAGCTGTCCTCGTCGCTCCGCCGGAGCGCGCGGCGCTCCTTGTGGATGTCGATCGTGTAGGGGACGGTCGCCTGCACGGTGACGGCGAGGCTGCGCGGCGCCACGCCGCCGCCCGCGCCGAGCTCGCCGAAATCGATCGCGCCGCGGCGCTGGCCGATCGAGCCGATATAGCTCGAGATGCGCTGCGGCACCTCGACCTGGACCGCGACCTGCGAGCCGGTCTGGAAATCCGGCGGCGTGCTGTCGCCGGCCGTCGTGCAGAAGAAGCGCAGCTCCATCGGCTGGAGATAGGTGCCTGCCGCCGCCTGCTGTCCAGGCGGAAGCTGCAGGCGGAACACGTCGGTGACGACGTTGCCGGCCGGGGCCGCCGCGAACTGGACATAGGCGCCGTTGGTCGGATTGGGTTGCTCGGCCCCCAGCACGAACACGCGGCGGCCCTGGTCGCGGTTCCACAGGATGGTGAAATCCTCGGGCCCATATCGTCCGACGCGTGAGCGGCCGCCGCTCGCATCGGGGTTGGCGAAAACGAACCGCACCCCCGTCGCCGCCGGATCGAGCCGCCGGATGCGCAGCGTGAACACCCGATCGACCGTCGCCCGGCCGAACGGATCGTACTGGACGGTGAGTTCCGCCGGCGAAGCCTCGAAGCTCGCGCAGGCGGCCGATGCCGCGGCCGGGGCGACTACCGCCGCACATGCGCCGATCGCGGCGAGCAACCTTGTCTTCATTGCGCCCCCTCCGGCCTTATTTCTCCGCCGTCGACCAGCCCCTTGGCGTCGGCCGGAACCTCTATCACGAACCGCTCGTCCTGGTTCGGAAATTCGATGCGCCATTTGCCGGGCCGCAGCCCTTCCGCCACGAAGCGGCCGGTGCGGTTGGTGAACATGCCGACCGGCGCCCGCTGCGGCCGCGTCAACTCGATCGCCTTGCCGGCGAGCAGGCTGACCGGCGCGCCGTCGCGGCGGCGCAGGATGCCGGTATAGGTCACCGAATAGTCGGAGCCGACCTCGACGAAATAGCCGGAGCGATAGGGCGGCACGAGCGTGACGGTGCCGGTCCCGAGGTCGTAGCCCGTCGGCGCCTTTGGTACGTCGTAGGTCAGGACGCGCGGGAAATAGGGGCTGAGGTCGGGTGCCACCGCACCCCCGAACAGCCCCGATCGCGCGAGATCGCGATCCTCGCGCGGATCGACGTAGACGGTGGCGCCGTCGAGCGACTTGTGCGGGGCGACGATCGCGAAGCTGTCGTAGATCGGCCGCGACAGCGCGACGTGACCGCCGGCGAAGGCCAGCGAGGTTCCGAAGCGGAATGACGTGCGCTGGTCGATGATGTTGCCGTTGTCGGTCGAGAAAGCGGTGAGATGGGCGGCGCCGATCTCCGCGCGGTTGCCGATGTAGGTCGCGGTGCCGTTCAGCCCGACCGCATCGTCGTTGCGGTCGACGTTGGCCGAGACGTTGTAGGCGCCGACCCCGCGCCCTTCCGCGCGCTGATAGGTGAGGCGCTGGCGGTCGCGCAGCGTATCCACCTCGGCCTGCGCGCTCGATTCGCGATCGAACCGGTAGGTCAGCGCGATGCGGAGGCCAAAGCCGTGCTGCGACGGCCGCCGCTCATAGGCCGCCTCGGCGGTCAGCAGGATGCGGCGGTTCGAGCGCCAGCCATAGGTGGCGCGCGTGGTCACCTGGTTGGGCGTCGAGCCGCGGCCGATCGAAAAATAGCCGTCGAGGCTGACATAATGGTCGCGCGCGATGCCCTGCGAATAGCTCGCGCCGATCTCATAGGCGAAGGGATTGGACGCGATCGCGTTCGAGGGCGTCGCGAAGTCGCGGCTCGTGGTCTGGAAGGTCGCCGTCAGCGACTTGACGTTCGAGCCCGATCCGAAGATCCGCTCGTACCCGACGTTCAGCGCATAGCCGTTGCCGATCCGGTCGATGTTCGACGCGGCCAGGTTGATGCCGATCGTCCCGACCGGCGCTGCCCAGATCACCTCGACGCCGCCGACCCCGCCGTTGGTCGAGAGCTGGAAATTGCCGCCGGCGGTCAGCTCGTCGGTGAAGCCGCGGCGGTAGAAGCCAGAGGCGATCGGCGTGTCGGTATAGGTGCGGCTGCTGATCCGGAACGGCGCCCTGACGCCGGCGTAGAGGCCGAACTCGGACAGACCCTTCGCCAGCAGGCTGCGATCGAAGTTGATCGAGAAGGAAATGACGTTCTCGGCGCCGGTATCGTCGCGGATGACCAGCCGGACGTCGTTCGATCCCTGCGCAAACGGGAAGTCGCTGATGTTGTAGGTGCCGGGGTTGAGGCGAGTCTGCTGGACCGACTGGCCGTTGACGAAGGTCTCGACCGTCGAGGGACGGACCAGGGTGAAGCTGCGCTGCCCGCGCGGCTGGATGTTCCGCTGCGGCTCGAGGTCGGAATAGACGCGCACGATCGACGCGCCCGCCATCGGCGACACGCCGGAAAAGCCGCGGCTGATCGGCTCGAGGTCGCCGGCGGAGTAGCGGGCGGTGCGGGCGAGGTCGTCATAGACGAGCCGGGTCGCCTGCCGGCTGAACCGGTCCTGCACCGACGCCTCGTTCTCCAGCACCAAGCCGCGGTAGCGGATCGCGCTGTCGAGCTGGATGTTGGGCGTGGCGAGGCCGCGGTCGAAGCCGCGATGGACATAGTCGATGTTGCCGTAGGCGGTGACATAGGCCGAGAAGGGCGACGGTTCGGCAAGCGCGCCGATCGTCGGGCCGTAGCCGCCCGTCACGCTGATCGTCCGCCGCGGCCGCAGCTCGGGTGCGAGCGACAGCTTCAGCCCGAACGTTGCCTGGTCATAAGCGACGGTGAAGCCGAGCGCGGCGAGCTCCTCGCCGCTGATCTCCTGGCGCGGACCGACGGCGATGGCGAGCCGGCTCCAGACGTCGGGCGCCAGCGACGGCTTGAGCAGCGCGAGGAAGGCGGGCGCGTCGACGATCAGCCGATCGTCTTTGGTGAGCGTGTAGGAAATGTCGCCGAGGATGAAGCCATCGTCGGTGAGCGGCCCGCCGAGGGGAATGTCCCGGCCGGTGGTGTTGTAGCGCTTGGACGGGGCGGCCGCCTGGCCCGCGGGCGCAGCGGCGACGGCCTCAGCGCGCGCGTTCTGGCACGCGATGAGCGCGCCGATGCTGACGAGGGTGAGAAGCTCGCCCCGCATCGCTCAGCTGGACGTGGCTGCGCCGAGCTCGACCGAAAGCGTCCCGTCGGCCTGCGGCAGCGGCAGGTTGACCGGAAGCACGCGCGTCTGGCCCGACGGCACCAGGCCGAGGCCCATCTGGCGCTGGATGAGGTCGGGCGAGAAGGATCGGCGGAACACTTCGCGCCCGTCCGGCGCGCGCTGGACGATCGTCAGCTCGCGCTGGCCGAGATAGCCATAGGTGTTGCCACCGTTCGACACCGTGATGACCGGCCGCGGCTTGCCGTTCTCGTCGGGCTGGATGTCGGCCTTGTCGATCCGAAGCTCGGCCTTGGCGTCGGGGGCGCCGACGCTGACCAGCACCTTGAAGCGGTGTAGCACCTGGATCGCATTCTGGTTGCCCGGCAGGGTGACCGGCAGCTGTGAGACGGTGACGTAGAAGTGCTCACTTGCCTTCGGCGCGGGCTCGCCCACCCATTGCACGCGAAACGCCTGGGTCTGGCCGCCTTCGACGGTGGCCTGGGCGGGAAACACGAGCAGGTCCTTGGCCTCTTCCTCCTCGCTCTCGACCAGCTCGCCGTTCACCACGCGCACCGGATGCGCGCTGACCTCGACCGGGACGGCTTCGGCGAAGGTGTTCTGCAGGCTGATGACGGCGGACGTGCGCCGGCCGGTCGACGACAGGTCGACGATCACCGGCGTGATGTTGAGCGCGAGCAGCGGCGTCGCGATTCCGGCGAGTGCGGCAAGTGCGACGAGGACGGCACCCACGCGGCGGAGGGAGCGGAGCGAGAGTTTCACGATAGTTTCCTGGAAGAAGGCGGGTGCCACACGCGCGTCATGCGTGCGGCACCCGAATTCAGGCCGGCCGAGCTAGAAGACCCGGCCGAGCAGGCTCAGGCACCCGGAGTGAGCGTGATCGAAACCGATCCGGTGTAGGTGCCGGCAGCCAGCCGACGGTCGGTGAGCGACGACCAATTGTTGGCGATCGGCGTCGAGCCGT
Coding sequences within it:
- a CDS encoding PAS domain S-box protein yields the protein MNEIEADPAEAPGLLVPLLAAAAFAFLAWGSIVLTRDTGRIAALWLPNAFLVAIMLRYERAGFGWFIVPSFIANAAANFTVGDDARHALGLAFCNSVEITIVVLGLHWAAGGRPDLGKLQPMAWLVLLGGIVAPATSGVIAMFVLAAPGDIVAPDVWISWVLADGLGLLVVTPILAILFHGFKHAPHLDRRTAIEWAAILLVGTAITIAVFFQNRFPLLFIATPFVMVAAFRLGTFGAAITTSIVALIASVATTMGYGPVHLVQGALATKILVLQTFLLFTFGSALPVAAAVQRLREVQKELRESRDFARSILENMREIVFRTDAEGRWTFLNPAWTQITGYTVAESLGWPTTRLLRPEDYEEAKSIYPRIVSGELDECVLRQRFTRADGDIRDVEVSVRAMRDADGRFVGTSGNIRDITEQRASVAALEASEARFRTLADAAPVGIYRAGRDGGLTYVNAAWSRITGLSESESLGHGWRNALINLAEFERKPSGSGLDRPGDTSSRELNFRTKGGRETWIRVVSAAEFDSAGERTGFIGVVADITDRKHAEIELAAREEQLKLFAENVTDAVVRMTLDGHCIFATPSVRDVLGVTPEQLVGRNMLTRFHPDDREMVLNAYLALALGEIEATTVIYRSHRSGGADDWVWLEANSKLVRDSATNAPTEVIASIRDVTRRKQLEMQRDEARQRAEAAAEAKSHFLANMSHEIRTPMNGVIGFTELLLESELDDEQRRHAQLIAESGRTMMRLLNDILDLSKIDAGRMTIVNEPFDVHHALKSALRLMSVAAERKGLALTLDLADDFPKHIVGDSLRLRQILANLIGNAIKFTEEGGVTLSARVDGDEERRGIIEVTDTGVGIAPERQAAIFDEFVQESETTTRRFGGTGLGLAISRKLAELMGGTLSLRSIPGEGTTMILTLPLVEASEPVPSTPRSAPTPAIKPSPATRRVLLAEDHDINQILATALLERLGCRVDVAANGAEAIARVDEAAARGEPYDIVLMDVQMPELDGLEATRRLRAKGYDAATLPIVALTANAYEDDIAACFAAGMQGHVAKPIQLRELQSALDRLVESGTEESAPPPPQPNDPAIERLRARYADFRTKAAAAFSAVAASEGPIAPAERNELRTLAHKLAGTAAMFGDADLGEAVRRIEDAVAGEAGDDALRAEVNLCLILLANGDEQSDPAISSG
- a CDS encoding fimbria/pilus outer membrane usher protein; its protein translation is MRGELLTLVSIGALIACQNARAEAVAAAPAGQAAAPSKRYNTTGRDIPLGGPLTDDGFILGDISYTLTKDDRLIVDAPAFLALLKPSLAPDVWSRLAIAVGPRQEISGEELAALGFTVAYDQATFGLKLSLAPELRPRRTISVTGGYGPTIGALAEPSPFSAYVTAYGNIDYVHRGFDRGLATPNIQLDSAIRYRGLVLENEASVQDRFSRQATRLVYDDLARTARYSAGDLEPISRGFSGVSPMAGASIVRVYSDLEPQRNIQPRGQRSFTLVRPSTVETFVNGQSVQQTRLNPGTYNISDFPFAQGSNDVRLVIRDDTGAENVISFSINFDRSLLAKGLSEFGLYAGVRAPFRISSRTYTDTPIASGFYRRGFTDELTAGGNFQLSTNGGVGGVEVIWAAPVGTIGINLAASNIDRIGNGYALNVGYERIFGSGSNVKSLTATFQTTSRDFATPSNAIASNPFAYEIGASYSQGIARDHYVSLDGYFSIGRGSTPNQVTTRATYGWRSNRRILLTAEAAYERRPSQHGFGLRIALTYRFDRESSAQAEVDTLRDRQRLTYQRAEGRGVGAYNVSANVDRNDDAVGLNGTATYIGNRAEIGAAHLTAFSTDNGNIIDQRTSFRFGTSLAFAGGHVALSRPIYDSFAIVAPHKSLDGATVYVDPREDRDLARSGLFGGAVAPDLSPYFPRVLTYDVPKAPTGYDLGTGTVTLVPPYRSGYFVEVGSDYSVTYTGILRRRDGAPVSLLAGKAIELTRPQRAPVGMFTNRTGRFVAEGLRPGKWRIEFPNQDERFVIEVPADAKGLVDGGEIRPEGAQ
- a CDS encoding fimbria/pilus periplasmic chaperone; protein product: MKLSLRSLRRVGAVLVALAALAGIATPLLALNITPVIVDLSSTGRRTSAVISLQNTFAEAVPVEVSAHPVRVVNGELVESEEEEAKDLLVFPAQATVEGGQTQAFRVQWVGEPAPKASEHFYVTVSQLPVTLPGNQNAIQVLHRFKVLVSVGAPDAKAELRIDKADIQPDENGKPRPVITVSNGGNTYGYLGQRELTIVQRAPDGREVFRRSFSPDLIQRQMGLGLVPSGQTRVLPVNLPLPQADGTLSVELGAATSS